A window from Temnothorax longispinosus isolate EJ_2023e chromosome 1, Tlon_JGU_v1, whole genome shotgun sequence encodes these proteins:
- the LOC139814971 gene encoding uncharacterized protein isoform X2 — translation MICIDTLHVGLNRFLLLVVGLWPYQQSKFVRFQVTLFFGILASFILFQFAAFLTLKCTPDLLVNVLSSALFHTMFAIKYISFSINTKIVKYLLEQLQHMHNELTDKNEINIIEKYGNYAKSYTIAFLLLVVTMVLSLTLYLFWPHIFNILFFTNETRSRLSLPYMTEYFVDQEKYLYLILFHANAAFAIGAVAMLATGTMLVFYQQHACGMFRIARRITYSYRIERAMTFRTLQKNSLENENLVYKGLICAVDMHRRAMKLVSIQQFSNLTVSRFKVMFSLLIIVGVISASLNFFRIFQVISFGYNAMELSLPVMILIIQLVYMMITNYLAQEIMDHNNDIYVTVYKVQWYMASLQTQKLILFLLQRSTKAFTMNIAGLFVGSLEVAEYRAIIFHCPSFCATLT, via the exons ATGATCTGTATCGACACTCTGCATGTCGGTCTGAATCGGTTTTTATTACTCGTAGTTGGCCTGTGGCCTTATCAACAATCTAAATTCGTTCGGTTTCaagtaactttattttttggtattttggcaagttttattctatttcag TTTGCAGCATTTCTTACTTTAAAATGTACTCCGGATTTACTCGTCAACGTTCTGTCTTCTGCATTATTTCATACTATGTTtgcgattaaatatatttcgtttagTATTAATACTAAAATC gtaaaatatttattggagCAATTGCAGCATATGCATAATGAGTTAActgataaaaatgaaatcaaTATCATAGAGAAGTACGGTAATTATGCGAAAAGTTAcacaattgcatttttat TGCTTGTCGTGACCATGGTGCTCtctttaactttatatttattttggcCGCATATTTTCAATATCCTGTTCTTCACAAACGAGACTCGATCACGTCTTTCGTTGCCGTATATGACCGAATATTTCGTCGATCAAGAAAAATAcctttatttgatattattccATGCGAACGCGGCATTTGCCATAGGCGCTGTCGCAATGTTAGCAACAGGAACAATGTTGGTATTTTATCAACAACATGCATGCGGAATGTTTCGAATCGCCAG AAGAATCACTTACAGTTATCGTATCGAACGAGCAATGACATTCAGAACTTTACAAAAAAACAGTTTGGAAAATGAGAATTTGGTTTACAAGGGATTAATTTGTGCCGTGGATATGCATCGCAGAGCTATGAAGTTGGTATCCATACAAca GTTCTCTAACTTGACAGTATCTAGATTTAAAGTAATGTTCTCCTTGTTGATAATAGTCGGGGTGATTAGCGCAAGTCTCAATTTTTTTCGG ATTTTTCAGGTGATATCGTTTGGATACAATGCTATGGAACTTTCATTACCCGTAATGATTTTAATCATTCAATTGGTGTACATGATGATAACCAATTATCTTGCACAGGAAATTATGGATCacaataatgatatatatgtcACCGT GTACAAGGTCCAGTGGTATATGGCTTCGTTACAAACACAAAAGTTAATTCTATTTCTGTTGCAAAGAAGTACCAAGGCGTTCACTATGAATATTGCTGGATTGTTTGTGGGATCATTAGAAG TTGCTGAGTACCGCGCTATCATATTTCACTGTCCTTCATTCTGCGCAACattgacataa
- the LOC139814971 gene encoding uncharacterized protein isoform X3 gives MICIDTLHVGLNRFLLLVVGLWPYQQSKFVRFQVTLFFGILASFILFQFAAFLTLKCTPDLLVNVLSSALFHTMFAIKYISFSINTKIVKYLLEQLQHMHNELTDKNEINIIEKYGNYAKSYTIAFLLLVVTMVLSLTLYLFWPHIFNILFFTNETRSRLSLPYMTEYFVDQEKYLYLILFHANAAFAIGAVAMLATGTMLVFYQQHACGMFRIASYRIERAMTFRTLQKNSLENENLVYKGLICAVDMHRRAMKLVSIQQFSNLTVSRFKVMFSLLIIVGVISASLNFFRIFQVISFGYNAMELSLPVMILIIQLVYMMITNYLAQEIMDHNNDIYVTVYKVQWYMASLQTQKLILFLLQRSTKAFTMNIAGLFVGSLEGAATLLSTALSYFTVLHSAQH, from the exons ATGATCTGTATCGACACTCTGCATGTCGGTCTGAATCGGTTTTTATTACTCGTAGTTGGCCTGTGGCCTTATCAACAATCTAAATTCGTTCGGTTTCaagtaactttattttttggtattttggcaagttttattctatttcag TTTGCAGCATTTCTTACTTTAAAATGTACTCCGGATTTACTCGTCAACGTTCTGTCTTCTGCATTATTTCATACTATGTTtgcgattaaatatatttcgtttagTATTAATACTAAAATC gtaaaatatttattggagCAATTGCAGCATATGCATAATGAGTTAActgataaaaatgaaatcaaTATCATAGAGAAGTACGGTAATTATGCGAAAAGTTAcacaattgcatttttat TGCTTGTCGTGACCATGGTGCTCtctttaactttatatttattttggcCGCATATTTTCAATATCCTGTTCTTCACAAACGAGACTCGATCACGTCTTTCGTTGCCGTATATGACCGAATATTTCGTCGATCAAGAAAAATAcctttatttgatattattccATGCGAACGCGGCATTTGCCATAGGCGCTGTCGCAATGTTAGCAACAGGAACAATGTTGGTATTTTATCAACAACATGCATGCGGAATGTTTCGAATCGCCAG TTATCGTATCGAACGAGCAATGACATTCAGAACTTTACAAAAAAACAGTTTGGAAAATGAGAATTTGGTTTACAAGGGATTAATTTGTGCCGTGGATATGCATCGCAGAGCTATGAAGTTGGTATCCATACAAca GTTCTCTAACTTGACAGTATCTAGATTTAAAGTAATGTTCTCCTTGTTGATAATAGTCGGGGTGATTAGCGCAAGTCTCAATTTTTTTCGG ATTTTTCAGGTGATATCGTTTGGATACAATGCTATGGAACTTTCATTACCCGTAATGATTTTAATCATTCAATTGGTGTACATGATGATAACCAATTATCTTGCACAGGAAATTATGGATCacaataatgatatatatgtcACCGT GTACAAGGTCCAGTGGTATATGGCTTCGTTACAAACACAAAAGTTAATTCTATTTCTGTTGCAAAGAAGTACCAAGGCGTTCACTATGAATATTGCTGGATTGTTTGTGGGATCATTAGAAGGTGCAGCTACG TTGCTGAGTACCGCGCTATCATATTTCACTGTCCTTCATTCTGCGCAACattga
- the LOC139814971 gene encoding uncharacterized protein isoform X6 encodes MICIDTLHVGLNRFLLLVVGLWPYQQSKFVRFQVTLFFGILASFILFQFAAFLTLKCTPDLLVNVLSSALFHTMFAIKYISFSINTKIVKYLLEQLQHMHNELTDKNEINIIEKYVLVVTMVLSLTLYLFWPHIFNILFFTNETRSRLSLPYMTEYFVDQEKYLYLILFHANAAFAIGAVAMLATGTMLVFYQQHACGMFRIARRITYSYRIERAMTFRTLQKNSLENENLVYKGLICAVDMHRRAMKLVSIQQFSNLTVSRFKVMFSLLIIVGVISASLNFFRIFQVISFGYNAMELSLPVMILIIQLVYMMITNYLAQEIMDHNNDIYVTVYKVQWYMASLQTQKLILFLLQRSTKAFTMNIAGLFVGSLEGAATLLSTALSYFTVLHSAQH; translated from the exons ATGATCTGTATCGACACTCTGCATGTCGGTCTGAATCGGTTTTTATTACTCGTAGTTGGCCTGTGGCCTTATCAACAATCTAAATTCGTTCGGTTTCaagtaactttattttttggtattttggcaagttttattctatttcag TTTGCAGCATTTCTTACTTTAAAATGTACTCCGGATTTACTCGTCAACGTTCTGTCTTCTGCATTATTTCATACTATGTTtgcgattaaatatatttcgtttagTATTAATACTAAAATC gtaaaatatttattggagCAATTGCAGCATATGCATAATGAGTTAActgataaaaatgaaatcaaTATCATAGAGAAGTACG TGCTTGTCGTGACCATGGTGCTCtctttaactttatatttattttggcCGCATATTTTCAATATCCTGTTCTTCACAAACGAGACTCGATCACGTCTTTCGTTGCCGTATATGACCGAATATTTCGTCGATCAAGAAAAATAcctttatttgatattattccATGCGAACGCGGCATTTGCCATAGGCGCTGTCGCAATGTTAGCAACAGGAACAATGTTGGTATTTTATCAACAACATGCATGCGGAATGTTTCGAATCGCCAG AAGAATCACTTACAGTTATCGTATCGAACGAGCAATGACATTCAGAACTTTACAAAAAAACAGTTTGGAAAATGAGAATTTGGTTTACAAGGGATTAATTTGTGCCGTGGATATGCATCGCAGAGCTATGAAGTTGGTATCCATACAAca GTTCTCTAACTTGACAGTATCTAGATTTAAAGTAATGTTCTCCTTGTTGATAATAGTCGGGGTGATTAGCGCAAGTCTCAATTTTTTTCGG ATTTTTCAGGTGATATCGTTTGGATACAATGCTATGGAACTTTCATTACCCGTAATGATTTTAATCATTCAATTGGTGTACATGATGATAACCAATTATCTTGCACAGGAAATTATGGATCacaataatgatatatatgtcACCGT GTACAAGGTCCAGTGGTATATGGCTTCGTTACAAACACAAAAGTTAATTCTATTTCTGTTGCAAAGAAGTACCAAGGCGTTCACTATGAATATTGCTGGATTGTTTGTGGGATCATTAGAAGGTGCAGCTACG TTGCTGAGTACCGCGCTATCATATTTCACTGTCCTTCATTCTGCGCAACattga
- the LOC139814971 gene encoding uncharacterized protein isoform X1 produces MICIDTLHVGLNRFLLLVVGLWPYQQSKFVRFQVTLFFGILASFILFQFAAFLTLKCTPDLLVNVLSSALFHTMFAIKYISFSINTKIVKYLLEQLQHMHNELTDKNEINIIEKYGNYAKSYTIAFLLLVVTMVLSLTLYLFWPHIFNILFFTNETRSRLSLPYMTEYFVDQEKYLYLILFHANAAFAIGAVAMLATGTMLVFYQQHACGMFRIARRITYSYRIERAMTFRTLQKNSLENENLVYKGLICAVDMHRRAMKLVSIQQFSNLTVSRFKVMFSLLIIVGVISASLNFFRIFQVISFGYNAMELSLPVMILIIQLVYMMITNYLAQEIMDHNNDIYVTVYKVQWYMASLQTQKLILFLLQRSTKAFTMNIAGLFVGSLEGAATLLSTALSYFTVLHSAQH; encoded by the exons ATGATCTGTATCGACACTCTGCATGTCGGTCTGAATCGGTTTTTATTACTCGTAGTTGGCCTGTGGCCTTATCAACAATCTAAATTCGTTCGGTTTCaagtaactttattttttggtattttggcaagttttattctatttcag TTTGCAGCATTTCTTACTTTAAAATGTACTCCGGATTTACTCGTCAACGTTCTGTCTTCTGCATTATTTCATACTATGTTtgcgattaaatatatttcgtttagTATTAATACTAAAATC gtaaaatatttattggagCAATTGCAGCATATGCATAATGAGTTAActgataaaaatgaaatcaaTATCATAGAGAAGTACGGTAATTATGCGAAAAGTTAcacaattgcatttttat TGCTTGTCGTGACCATGGTGCTCtctttaactttatatttattttggcCGCATATTTTCAATATCCTGTTCTTCACAAACGAGACTCGATCACGTCTTTCGTTGCCGTATATGACCGAATATTTCGTCGATCAAGAAAAATAcctttatttgatattattccATGCGAACGCGGCATTTGCCATAGGCGCTGTCGCAATGTTAGCAACAGGAACAATGTTGGTATTTTATCAACAACATGCATGCGGAATGTTTCGAATCGCCAG AAGAATCACTTACAGTTATCGTATCGAACGAGCAATGACATTCAGAACTTTACAAAAAAACAGTTTGGAAAATGAGAATTTGGTTTACAAGGGATTAATTTGTGCCGTGGATATGCATCGCAGAGCTATGAAGTTGGTATCCATACAAca GTTCTCTAACTTGACAGTATCTAGATTTAAAGTAATGTTCTCCTTGTTGATAATAGTCGGGGTGATTAGCGCAAGTCTCAATTTTTTTCGG ATTTTTCAGGTGATATCGTTTGGATACAATGCTATGGAACTTTCATTACCCGTAATGATTTTAATCATTCAATTGGTGTACATGATGATAACCAATTATCTTGCACAGGAAATTATGGATCacaataatgatatatatgtcACCGT GTACAAGGTCCAGTGGTATATGGCTTCGTTACAAACACAAAAGTTAATTCTATTTCTGTTGCAAAGAAGTACCAAGGCGTTCACTATGAATATTGCTGGATTGTTTGTGGGATCATTAGAAGGTGCAGCTACG TTGCTGAGTACCGCGCTATCATATTTCACTGTCCTTCATTCTGCGCAACattga
- the LOC139814971 gene encoding uncharacterized protein isoform X5, with the protein MICIDTLHVGLNRFLLLVVGLWPYQQSKFVRFQVTLFFGILASFILFQFAAFLTLKCTPDLLVNVLSSALFHTMFAIKYISFSINTKIVKYLLEQLQHMHNELTDKNEINIIEKYGNYAKSYTIAFLLLVVTMVLSLTLYLFWPHIFNILFFTNETRSRLSLPYMTEYFVDQEKYLYLILFHANAAFAIGAVAMLATGTMLVFYQQHACGMFRIASYRIERAMTFRTLQKNSLENENLVYKGLICAVDMHRRAMKFSNLTVSRFKVMFSLLIIVGVISASLNFFRIFQVISFGYNAMELSLPVMILIIQLVYMMITNYLAQEIMDHNNDIYVTVYKVQWYMASLQTQKLILFLLQRSTKAFTMNIAGLFVGSLEGAATLLSTALSYFTVLHSAQH; encoded by the exons ATGATCTGTATCGACACTCTGCATGTCGGTCTGAATCGGTTTTTATTACTCGTAGTTGGCCTGTGGCCTTATCAACAATCTAAATTCGTTCGGTTTCaagtaactttattttttggtattttggcaagttttattctatttcag TTTGCAGCATTTCTTACTTTAAAATGTACTCCGGATTTACTCGTCAACGTTCTGTCTTCTGCATTATTTCATACTATGTTtgcgattaaatatatttcgtttagTATTAATACTAAAATC gtaaaatatttattggagCAATTGCAGCATATGCATAATGAGTTAActgataaaaatgaaatcaaTATCATAGAGAAGTACGGTAATTATGCGAAAAGTTAcacaattgcatttttat TGCTTGTCGTGACCATGGTGCTCtctttaactttatatttattttggcCGCATATTTTCAATATCCTGTTCTTCACAAACGAGACTCGATCACGTCTTTCGTTGCCGTATATGACCGAATATTTCGTCGATCAAGAAAAATAcctttatttgatattattccATGCGAACGCGGCATTTGCCATAGGCGCTGTCGCAATGTTAGCAACAGGAACAATGTTGGTATTTTATCAACAACATGCATGCGGAATGTTTCGAATCGCCAG TTATCGTATCGAACGAGCAATGACATTCAGAACTTTACAAAAAAACAGTTTGGAAAATGAGAATTTGGTTTACAAGGGATTAATTTGTGCCGTGGATATGCATCGCAGAGCTATGAA GTTCTCTAACTTGACAGTATCTAGATTTAAAGTAATGTTCTCCTTGTTGATAATAGTCGGGGTGATTAGCGCAAGTCTCAATTTTTTTCGG ATTTTTCAGGTGATATCGTTTGGATACAATGCTATGGAACTTTCATTACCCGTAATGATTTTAATCATTCAATTGGTGTACATGATGATAACCAATTATCTTGCACAGGAAATTATGGATCacaataatgatatatatgtcACCGT GTACAAGGTCCAGTGGTATATGGCTTCGTTACAAACACAAAAGTTAATTCTATTTCTGTTGCAAAGAAGTACCAAGGCGTTCACTATGAATATTGCTGGATTGTTTGTGGGATCATTAGAAGGTGCAGCTACG TTGCTGAGTACCGCGCTATCATATTTCACTGTCCTTCATTCTGCGCAACattga
- the LOC139814971 gene encoding uncharacterized protein isoform X4: MICIDTLHVGLNRFLLLVVGLWPYQQSKFVRFQVTLFFGILASFILFQFAAFLTLKCTPDLLVNVLSSALFHTMFAIKYISFSINTKIVKYLLEQLQHMHNELTDKNEINIIEKYGNYAKSYTIAFLLLVVTMVLSLTLYLFWPHIFNILFFTNETRSRLSLPYMTEYFVDQEKYLYLILFHANAAFAIGAVAMLATGTMLVFYQQHACGMFRIARRITYSYRIERAMTFRTLQKNSLENENLVYKGLICAVDMHRRAMKFSNLTVSRFKVMFSLLIIVGVISASLNFFRIFQVISFGYNAMELSLPVMILIIQLVYMMITNYLAQEIMDHNNDIYVTVYKVQWYMASLQTQKLILFLLQRSTKAFTMNIAGLFVGSLEGAATLLSTALSYFTVLHSAQH; the protein is encoded by the exons ATGATCTGTATCGACACTCTGCATGTCGGTCTGAATCGGTTTTTATTACTCGTAGTTGGCCTGTGGCCTTATCAACAATCTAAATTCGTTCGGTTTCaagtaactttattttttggtattttggcaagttttattctatttcag TTTGCAGCATTTCTTACTTTAAAATGTACTCCGGATTTACTCGTCAACGTTCTGTCTTCTGCATTATTTCATACTATGTTtgcgattaaatatatttcgtttagTATTAATACTAAAATC gtaaaatatttattggagCAATTGCAGCATATGCATAATGAGTTAActgataaaaatgaaatcaaTATCATAGAGAAGTACGGTAATTATGCGAAAAGTTAcacaattgcatttttat TGCTTGTCGTGACCATGGTGCTCtctttaactttatatttattttggcCGCATATTTTCAATATCCTGTTCTTCACAAACGAGACTCGATCACGTCTTTCGTTGCCGTATATGACCGAATATTTCGTCGATCAAGAAAAATAcctttatttgatattattccATGCGAACGCGGCATTTGCCATAGGCGCTGTCGCAATGTTAGCAACAGGAACAATGTTGGTATTTTATCAACAACATGCATGCGGAATGTTTCGAATCGCCAG AAGAATCACTTACAGTTATCGTATCGAACGAGCAATGACATTCAGAACTTTACAAAAAAACAGTTTGGAAAATGAGAATTTGGTTTACAAGGGATTAATTTGTGCCGTGGATATGCATCGCAGAGCTATGAA GTTCTCTAACTTGACAGTATCTAGATTTAAAGTAATGTTCTCCTTGTTGATAATAGTCGGGGTGATTAGCGCAAGTCTCAATTTTTTTCGG ATTTTTCAGGTGATATCGTTTGGATACAATGCTATGGAACTTTCATTACCCGTAATGATTTTAATCATTCAATTGGTGTACATGATGATAACCAATTATCTTGCACAGGAAATTATGGATCacaataatgatatatatgtcACCGT GTACAAGGTCCAGTGGTATATGGCTTCGTTACAAACACAAAAGTTAATTCTATTTCTGTTGCAAAGAAGTACCAAGGCGTTCACTATGAATATTGCTGGATTGTTTGTGGGATCATTAGAAGGTGCAGCTACG TTGCTGAGTACCGCGCTATCATATTTCACTGTCCTTCATTCTGCGCAACattga